The Marinilongibacter aquaticus genome has a window encoding:
- a CDS encoding glycosyltransferase family 2 protein — translation MPLVSVILPNYNHAPYLKARIDSILNQTFDDFELIILDDASTDQSHEIIQGVAANPKVQATVLNAENSGSTFKQWQKGIAMAKGKFIWIAESDDLADSTFLGRHIDNFTKHPELGISFCASSWIDEKGKIIHQPSHEKPFLVKGEKLLGNELAKGTFIYNASSCVFRKELVEPEILAKASTYKYCGDWSFWVHLAQKTYVSRIGDRLNFFRRHSANVSFAAEADGLQFTEGFEILDELFAIKHFSHFEKIKILLYWIRRVKRSTLAQKKELLAKLPFPAKYLLPLYPIL, via the coding sequence ATGCCTCTTGTTAGTGTTATCCTTCCAAACTACAACCATGCACCGTATTTAAAAGCTCGGATAGACAGTATCCTGAATCAGACCTTCGATGATTTTGAGCTGATCATTTTGGATGATGCATCGACAGACCAAAGCCACGAAATCATTCAAGGTGTTGCAGCAAACCCAAAGGTACAGGCTACGGTATTGAACGCCGAAAATTCGGGAAGTACTTTTAAGCAATGGCAAAAGGGTATCGCCATGGCCAAAGGCAAGTTTATCTGGATTGCCGAAAGCGATGATCTCGCCGACAGCACATTTCTTGGCAGGCACATCGATAATTTTACAAAACATCCTGAATTGGGCATTAGCTTTTGTGCTTCATCTTGGATCGACGAAAAAGGGAAAATCATTCATCAACCTTCGCACGAAAAGCCATTTCTTGTAAAAGGCGAAAAATTGCTGGGCAATGAATTGGCCAAAGGCACATTCATTTACAATGCCAGTTCTTGTGTTTTCCGAAAGGAATTGGTCGAACCGGAAATTTTAGCCAAAGCCAGTACGTATAAATATTGTGGCGACTGGTCATTCTGGGTGCATTTGGCTCAAAAAACCTACGTGTCGAGAATCGGCGATCGACTGAATTTTTTCAGAAGACACAGTGCCAATGTCTCCTTTGCCGCAGAAGCAGACGGCCTTCAATTTACAGAAGGCTTCGAGATTTTGGACGAACTCTTCGCCATCAAACATTTTAGCCATTTCGAAAAAATCAAGATTCTTCTGTATTGGATTCGGCGTGTGAAAAGAAGCACGCTCGCCCAAAAGAAAGAGCTTTTGGCCAAATTGCCATTTCCTGCAAAATACCTACTGCCGCTGTATCCAATTTTGTAA
- a CDS encoding glycosyltransferase family 4 protein, translated as MKIAIISIVFPFPIDSGGSAGTFNLIEHARKSHDITFFCPNVPENRKEGLQKLWPNVEIITTEPNKPESFSLKLFKKALSLKQWFTNSTPDYFYPKTHLAINDLSRCHYPGFLELVQEHLMQGQFDLIQVEYIEFAAFAHVLPPKTPKVFIHHELRYRRLEMEYATLKHKTQNDLLHIRATKDLEIALLNHYDKVVTVSEQDKLNLIEAGVKADKITASPSPISIKMKAINQPFEFKNKLVFLGPEAHYPNLDAVNWFLETAWPQIHAKHPELTFQIVSKWSEEFKSLQSDKPNVEFLGFVEDLSTVFDGAILVVPLRIVSGMRMKILEGISWRVPIVSTSDGAEGLPMKDGVNCMIANDPDTFVQKVNALIESPELANRLLENSQEVTLKQYNFEHCGEVRNAIYSSIKEENLINASC; from the coding sequence ATGAAGATTGCCATAATATCCATCGTCTTCCCCTTCCCGATCGACAGTGGCGGGAGTGCGGGTACTTTCAACCTTATCGAACACGCAAGGAAATCGCACGATATTACTTTCTTCTGTCCGAATGTCCCTGAAAACAGAAAAGAAGGCTTGCAAAAGCTCTGGCCCAATGTGGAAATCATCACCACAGAGCCAAACAAACCAGAATCGTTCTCGCTCAAACTTTTCAAAAAAGCCCTGAGTCTGAAACAATGGTTCACCAATTCTACACCAGACTATTTCTACCCGAAAACCCATTTGGCCATCAACGACTTAAGCCGTTGCCATTACCCCGGTTTTCTAGAATTGGTTCAAGAGCATTTGATGCAAGGCCAATTCGACCTCATTCAAGTGGAATACATTGAGTTTGCGGCCTTTGCACACGTACTCCCTCCTAAAACACCCAAAGTTTTCATTCACCACGAACTGAGATACAGAAGGTTGGAGATGGAATACGCCACTTTGAAACACAAAACGCAGAACGACCTGCTGCACATTCGGGCCACCAAAGATTTGGAAATTGCCCTTCTCAACCACTACGACAAAGTGGTGACGGTTTCTGAACAAGATAAACTAAACTTGATTGAGGCGGGTGTAAAAGCAGATAAAATCACGGCTTCGCCATCGCCAATATCCATCAAAATGAAGGCCATAAATCAACCGTTCGAATTCAAGAACAAGTTGGTTTTCCTTGGTCCCGAAGCCCATTATCCGAATTTGGATGCGGTAAATTGGTTTTTGGAAACAGCCTGGCCACAAATTCACGCGAAACATCCCGAACTTACTTTTCAGATTGTTTCGAAATGGTCGGAAGAATTCAAAAGCCTTCAATCCGATAAGCCAAATGTGGAGTTCTTGGGTTTCGTCGAAGACCTTTCGACCGTTTTCGACGGAGCAATTCTGGTTGTTCCACTCCGTATCGTAAGCGGAATGCGAATGAAAATTCTCGAAGGCATTTCGTGGCGTGTACCAATCGTGAGCACCAGCGATGGAGCAGAAGGCCTTCCTATGAAAGATGGCGTGAACTGCATGATTGCCAACGATCCGGACACATTTGTGCAAAAGGTAAATGCATTGATCGAATCGCCCGAATTGGCCAATCGCTTGCTCGAAAATTCGCAAGAAGTTACCTTGAAGCAGTACAATTTCGAACATTGTGGCGAAGTACGAAATGCCATATACAGTTCGATCAAAGAAGAAAACCTGATCAATGCCTCTTGTTAG
- the typA gene encoding translational GTPase TypA, which produces MQDIRNIAIIAHVDHGKTTLVDKIIHASKIFRENQEFEDLILDNNDLERERGITIVSKNVSVRYNDTKINIIDTPGHADFGGEVERVLKMADGVILLVDAFEGPMPQTRFVLGKALSLGLKPIVVVNKVDKENCRPDEVHEMVFDLMFNLEATEDQLDFPTLYGSSKQGWMSEDWQKPTDHITPLLDAIIKHIPPSKVKEGTSQMQITSLDYSSFVGRIAVGRVERGTLKEGQSVMLCKADGSFQRNRIKELHVFEGLGKVKVPEVKSGELCAVTGIEGFEIGDTIADADNPEALPRISIDEPTMNMLFTINNSPFFGKEGKFVTSRHVRDRLIKETEKNLALRVEQGDTEDKFLVYGRGILHLSVLIETMRREGYELMVGQPQVIFKTGENGEKLEPIETLIVDVPEETAGKVIELATQRKGEMLIMEPKGDLQHLEFEIPSRGLIGLRNNVLTATQGEAIMNHRFKEYQPFKGSISGRINGSLISMGTGPAVAYSLDKLQDRGKFFVDPGEEIYTGMVVGEHNRQNDIVVNLQTSKKLTNMRASGSDDNAKIAPKIQFSLEECMEYIQKDEYLEITPKSLRMRKIYLDENERKRMSKQVEMA; this is translated from the coding sequence ATGCAAGATATCCGTAATATCGCCATCATCGCTCACGTAGACCATGGCAAAACCACTTTGGTTGACAAGATTATTCATGCTTCGAAGATCTTTAGAGAGAACCAAGAGTTTGAAGACTTAATTTTGGATAACAATGACCTGGAACGCGAGCGGGGTATCACCATTGTTTCGAAAAACGTATCCGTACGCTACAACGATACAAAAATCAATATCATCGATACGCCCGGTCACGCCGATTTCGGTGGGGAAGTGGAACGCGTATTGAAAATGGCCGATGGGGTTATCCTTCTTGTGGATGCCTTTGAAGGCCCGATGCCACAAACCCGTTTTGTATTGGGCAAAGCTCTTTCTTTGGGCTTGAAACCCATTGTGGTTGTTAACAAAGTCGATAAAGAAAACTGTCGACCTGATGAAGTGCACGAAATGGTTTTCGACTTGATGTTCAACTTGGAGGCCACCGAAGATCAACTCGATTTCCCTACACTTTACGGCTCGTCTAAACAAGGCTGGATGAGCGAGGATTGGCAGAAACCAACCGATCACATTACGCCATTGCTCGATGCCATCATCAAGCATATTCCACCTTCAAAAGTAAAAGAGGGTACCAGCCAGATGCAGATCACCTCATTGGATTACTCTTCATTTGTAGGGCGTATCGCCGTAGGACGTGTAGAAAGAGGTACTTTGAAAGAAGGCCAGTCTGTGATGCTTTGCAAAGCCGACGGCTCTTTCCAGCGTAACAGAATCAAAGAATTGCACGTATTCGAAGGACTGGGCAAAGTGAAAGTTCCTGAAGTAAAATCGGGTGAACTTTGTGCTGTAACCGGAATTGAAGGTTTTGAAATTGGCGATACCATTGCCGATGCCGACAACCCAGAAGCTCTTCCGAGAATTTCGATCGACGAGCCTACGATGAACATGTTGTTTACAATCAACAACTCTCCTTTCTTCGGAAAAGAGGGCAAGTTTGTAACCAGCCGTCACGTGCGTGACAGATTGATTAAAGAAACCGAAAAGAACCTGGCTCTACGTGTAGAACAAGGCGATACAGAAGATAAATTCTTGGTATACGGTAGAGGTATCCTTCACTTGTCGGTATTGATCGAAACCATGCGTCGCGAAGGTTATGAATTGATGGTTGGCCAGCCGCAAGTAATTTTCAAAACTGGCGAAAACGGCGAAAAACTTGAGCCGATCGAAACGCTTATCGTAGACGTACCAGAAGAAACTGCCGGAAAGGTTATCGAATTGGCCACGCAAAGAAAAGGCGAAATGTTGATCATGGAACCGAAAGGCGATTTGCAACACTTGGAATTCGAAATCCCTTCTCGTGGTCTTATTGGTTTGAGAAACAATGTGCTTACTGCTACACAAGGCGAGGCCATTATGAATCACCGTTTCAAAGAATACCAACCTTTCAAGGGGTCTATCTCTGGGCGAATCAACGGGTCGTTGATTTCAATGGGCACTGGCCCTGCGGTGGCTTACTCTTTGGATAAACTTCAGGATCGCGGCAAATTCTTTGTGGATCCGGGTGAAGAGATTTACACAGGAATGGTAGTGGGCGAACACAATCGCCAAAACGATATCGTGGTGAACCTGCAGACTTCGAAGAAGCTGACCAACATGCGTGCTTCTGGCTCTGACGACAACGCCAAAATTGCTCCGAAAATCCAATTCTCTTTGGAAGAATGTATGGAGTACATCCAAAAAGACGAATACCTGGAGATCACTCCAAAATCATTGCGTATGCGTAAAATCTATTTGGATGAAAACGAACGCAAACGTATGAGCAAGCAAGTTGAAATGGCTTAA
- a CDS encoding carboxylesterase/lipase family protein, giving the protein MKNIILPIYLLFLVPVMLLAQNKNGFPVQVKTENGLIEGNFDTKTGIQKYFGIPFAQPPVAELRWKAPQPVKNWSGVKMTKAFGPRPVQKLVFGDMNSRSDGVSEDCLYLNVWTPARRNSKDLPVLVYFYGGGNVAGDASEPRYDGESMAEKGIVVVTCNYRLGIFGFLAHKDLSAEAPYHSSGNYGSLDQLAALKWVKENIAAFGGNPNHVTIAGESAGSIGVSTQMASPLTKGLIHGAIGESGAAISPTMPPIDLATAEKMGQDFLSENNIASIAALRKLSTADIYELGFLNTNPFRFPLVIDGYFLPKNLVEIFESKEQSMVPLLAGWNSAEIPGVAFMQGAPFTPEAFVKKVKEVYPNNSDEVLALHPHANAEEVAQSATNLAADRFISYSTWKWLDLHAKNSNQPVYRYLYSKLRPPLVDQSLTPGLAGGTMKADKSKAAPKALGAPHACEIEYAMGNLDRIKEYAWTPEDYKVSQTMEDFFANFIKNGNPNGSTVPTWSPVKGDDSKPPYMVIDVDSKEVQSDHDARYRLHDKLFGNAK; this is encoded by the coding sequence ATATTTCGGCATTCCCTTTGCCCAACCTCCCGTGGCTGAGCTCCGCTGGAAAGCCCCCCAACCCGTGAAAAACTGGTCGGGCGTAAAAATGACCAAGGCGTTTGGTCCCAGACCCGTACAAAAACTTGTCTTTGGCGACATGAATTCGAGATCCGACGGCGTAAGTGAAGACTGCCTGTATCTTAATGTTTGGACACCCGCCAGACGCAACAGCAAGGACCTGCCTGTCTTAGTCTATTTTTATGGTGGTGGCAATGTGGCCGGAGACGCCTCAGAGCCTCGTTATGATGGCGAAAGTATGGCCGAAAAAGGCATTGTGGTGGTTACCTGCAATTACCGTTTGGGCATCTTTGGCTTCCTTGCCCATAAAGACTTGAGTGCAGAGGCCCCTTATCATTCTTCTGGAAACTACGGCTCTCTGGATCAGCTCGCGGCCCTAAAATGGGTAAAAGAGAACATCGCGGCTTTCGGTGGCAACCCCAATCATGTGACAATCGCAGGAGAATCTGCAGGTTCCATTGGCGTAAGCACCCAAATGGCCTCTCCGCTTACAAAAGGCTTGATTCACGGTGCAATTGGCGAAAGCGGAGCGGCCATTTCTCCTACAATGCCGCCCATAGATCTTGCAACAGCCGAAAAAATGGGCCAAGATTTTCTGTCTGAAAACAATATTGCTTCCATTGCCGCACTGCGGAAACTGAGCACGGCCGATATTTACGAACTGGGCTTTCTCAATACCAACCCTTTCCGTTTTCCGCTGGTCATCGACGGCTATTTTTTACCTAAAAACTTGGTCGAAATTTTCGAATCGAAAGAACAATCCATGGTGCCGCTTTTGGCCGGATGGAATTCTGCCGAAATCCCTGGTGTGGCCTTTATGCAAGGAGCTCCGTTTACGCCCGAGGCTTTCGTGAAAAAAGTAAAAGAAGTGTATCCCAACAACAGCGATGAGGTACTTGCCCTTCATCCACATGCCAATGCCGAAGAAGTAGCACAATCGGCCACAAACCTTGCCGCCGACCGCTTCATTTCTTACAGTACATGGAAATGGCTAGACCTGCACGCCAAAAACAGCAATCAACCTGTTTACCGTTATTTGTACAGCAAATTGCGTCCACCTTTGGTCGACCAAAGCTTGACTCCCGGATTGGCCGGCGGCACCATGAAAGCCGACAAAAGCAAAGCTGCACCCAAGGCCCTTGGTGCTCCGCATGCTTGCGAAATAGAATATGCGATGGGCAACTTGGATAGAATTAAAGAATACGCTTGGACACCTGAAGACTATAAGGTTTCGCAGACAATGGAAGATTTCTTTGCCAATTTCATTAAAAATGGAAACCCCAACGGCAGCACAGTGCCTACTTGGAGTCCGGTCAAAGGCGATGACAGCAAACCGCCTTACATGGTCATTGATGTAGACAGCAAAGAGGTGCAATCGGATCACGATGCACGCTACCGCCTGCACGATAAACTTTTTGGAAACGCCAAATAA